The genomic stretch CAATATGGTACGAAGCGGTTTCAACATCGGGATAATCCCCTTTTACCTGCTTGAATACTTCATCCCAGAACGGCATGGAGTGAAAAATCCCGTTGGACTTGGTGGCGCTTGTGACATGCCCCCTGCGCTTGCGGGCCAGCTCAAATGCGTAGCGCATGGCCCTTTCCGTTCCTTTTCGGGAGAAGATCGCATTCTGGATGGCAAGCTCGTCCTCTCCCCGGTGAATGCGTCCGCCAATTTCACTGTACTCGCCTTCGCTGTTTTCCCTGACCACAATCATGTCGAAATCCTTCGGATTCGCCAAGGGCGATTGCAGGCCTCTCATCAATTTCGCCGGGCGGATGTTGATGACCTGTTCGAATTCACGGCGAATTTTTATCAGCAGCCCCCACAGGGAAACATGGTCGGGAACAACTGCCGGATTGCCGACCGCGCCGAGAAAAATGGCCTCAAACCCCTGCAGGATTTGCAACCCGTCATCCGGCATCATTTTTCCGTTTTTCAAATAGTAGTCACAATTCCAGGGAAACTCGGCAAACTCAAATTTCAGCCCTCCATGCACCTCTGCAATGGTTCGCAGCACATCCAGCGCTGCCGGGACAACCTCCTGGCCGATTCCGTCACCCGGAATTACGGCAATTTCAAATTTTTTCACACCAAATTCCTCCTTATGTATGAACCAGTGTACATCACACGTTGAAACCAGAGTGACCGCTCAATCTAGCTTGCCATCGAGCATTTTGATCAAATTGTGCATATCATGAGTGACATGATCGGACATTCGAGCCCCCGCCTTTTCCTCGTCCCGTTCTTTAATGGCCTCAAAAATTCCCTTATGCTCGTTGAATATCGTCCAATCCCGGTTTTTTCCCTGAAAATTGAGCACCCTGTAATAATAGCTCAGGGATCGCAAATCATAGAGCTGCTTTTGCAGGCGCTTGTTTTGGCTAAACTGAATAATCAAATCGTGAAATCTGGAATTCAGCGCAATAATGGTTTCACTTCTTTGCGGATTTTTCTCTTCGATATATTTTCGAGTTTGCACCAGAGTCGTTTCAATTTCTTTCAATTCCCGGTTGGAAGCCAGCCGGGCAGCCAGTTTCGCCGCCAGAGACTCCAGTATGATCCGGCATTGATAGATATCTTCCATATCGCCCAGTGTCGGCTTGTATACCGTAACCCTGGATTTATCGTCAATAAACAACAGCCCTTCCTTTTCCAAGGCGCGAACCGCTTCCCGAACCGGGCTGCGGCTGACCTTGAAATCTCTGGCCATCTTTGCTTCGTAAATGCGCTCTCCCGGTTTGAACACACCCTGCATGATCATCTGTTTAATCGAATAATAGATTTGATCATAATAGGGAACCGATTTTTCCACAGAAAATTGATCCATGCCACCTCACCTGCCTTTGTCGTCTGTCGACACTTAGCATGTGAAAATTATATAATACTTTTTATAGTCAATCAATAAATAAAATCACTATAAATATCCCAGCCAGGACCACCAGGTAAAGGCCATCCCAAAGGTCAGCACGATCGTAATCAGCGTCAGCCAAATGCCGGGTTTGATAAAGTCGCGCTGCGTGACCCAGCCCGTCCCATGCACCATGACGCCGGGAATCGTCTCCACGACCAACAGGAAGCCGAACAGGCAGGTCATTCCGGTAATGAACGCCAACAGCACGGCCGGCGCATGCTCGGAATGCGAGGAAAGCGCCATGACCACCGGAACTGTGGCGATCACTGCGGTTGAAACATTGGAGGTTACCTTATGGATCAGCTGGGTCAGCACCGCTACGGTCAATACGGCAAGCGCCGGATTGGAGAATAGATAAATCGTGAAATCGCTCTCCAGCCATTGCGACAGGTAACGGATCGCCCCGGTTTCATACAGCGCCCGTCCCAAGGATAAGGTCACGCCCAGCAGCGTCAATGTGCCGAAATTAATTTGCAGCATTTTATCCCAGGCTGACACCTTGATGCCCGGCCATGCCAGCAGCACCGCTCCGATCAAGGCGGGGATCACCGGCGGCCAGCCGTGCACGCTCTCCAATGTCCACAGAATAAAGACAAGGAGCAAAATCGCGAACAAGCGCTTTTCCTGTGAAGTGATCGGTCCCAATTCGGCAATCATTTCTTTCATTTTGTCTTTCAAGCCCGCTGGAACTTCTTCCCGAACCGGGAACACTTTATATAAGACAAACCAGGAAATCGGGATCATCAACAGCCACATCGGAAGGGCCATCAGCAGCCAGTCAAAATAGGTTACATTCTGTTTGGTGTAATAATTGATCAGATCCACGGTGATCACATTGCCGATTGCCGCGGGCAAAATGGCGACTCCGCTGACGTTGCTGCCGATGGCAACGCCCATCATCAGCTTTTTGGCACGCATGTCTCCTTTTTGCAGTCCGAGAATCGACATGACGGAAAATACGATCGGCAGCAGCATCGCCGTTCTCACCGCCGCCGCAGGAATAAAGATCGCCATGATTTGCGGAATCAGGATGATCCCCGCAAGAATGCCTCCCTTACTGTCCCCCAGCCAATACATCAGTTGGTAAGCCAGCCGTTTGCCCAATGACGTCTGTTCCACCGCGCTGGCCAGCATCATCCCGGCCACAATCAGGAAAATCGCCGGCGACGCAAAACCGGACAAGGCAAACTCGGTTGTCACCGCGCCCGATACCGGAAGCGCGAACAGCACCAATACGGCCGTCATGGAAAAAGGGATCGGCTCCAGCACCCATAGGGCGATCGCAGCCAGCGTAATCGACAGAGTTACCCTTGGGGCATAATCAACGCTTCCCTGCAAACCGAAAAATACCGATGAAAAAACAAATGCCGATACCGCAAAAAACAATAGCTTCTTATTCAAAAAATGAAAAAACGGCAAACGTTCTTTTTGGACTTTTGATGAAGCGTTCGACAACATTTCGTTCCCCTCGGATCTGTTGAATTCTTGATTTGGGCGAAAGCAAATCAATGTGCCGAATCTGAATCCGACTGAATTCGATAATTTTGGACTCCGCTCTCATAGAGATCGTTTCCGTGAATATCATTAATGACAACGGCCGGAAAATCCTCAATGGCCAGCTTGCGGATCGCTTCCGGGCCAAGATCTTCGTACGCGACCAATTCGACGCTCTTGACGGTTCGCGACAGCAGCGCCCCCGATCCGCCGATTGCAGCGAAATAGACGGCCTTGTGCCGGACGATCGCTTCCCGGACATCGGCATTGCGGTAGCCTTTGCCGATCATCCCTTTCAAGCCGAGCTCCATCAGCTTCGGCGCGTATTTGTCCATGCGGCCGCTGGTTGTCGGCCCGGCGGAGCCGATCACCATACCCTGCTTGGCCGGAGTCGGGCCGACATAATATATCACTTGATTGCGGATGTCGAAAGGAAGCTCCCGCCCCTGCTCCAGCTGCTCGGTCATCCGCTTATGGGCCGCGTCTCTCGCCGTGTACACCGTTCCGCTGATCAGCACGCGGTCGCCGCTCTTCAAAGAAGCGATCGTTTCTTCCGATAAGGGTGCCGTGATTCGGATCGCCATAGTCTTATTTCCCCCTTTTCCAGTTTACAGTAACTTCATCCTACAGAACAGCTTCCTTGTGCCGGCTCGCATGGCAGTTGATATTCACGGCCACCGGCAAGGAGGCGATATGGCAGGCGGCCGTTTCGACTTTGATGTCCAGTGCCGTCGTTCGCCCGCCCATTCCTTGGGGGCCGATTCCCAGCCTGTTGATCTCCTCGATCATCTCTTCCTCCAGCTTGGCGATCTCAGGTTGGGGATGACGTTCGCCGAGCGGACGGAACAAGGATTTCTTGGCAAGATACGCGCACCGTTCAAAGCTGCCGCCGATCCCCACGCCGACGACCATCGGCGGGCAGGCATTCGGTCCCGCAGCCTTGACCGTTTCCAGGATAAACCGCTTCACACCGTCCAGTCCGTCGGACGGCTTGAGCATTTGGAGACGGCTCATATTTTCGCTGCCGGCGCCCTTTGCGGTCATGTGGATTTTCAACCCGTCGCCGGCGACAAGCTCAAGGTGAATCACCGCCGGCGTATTGTCTCCCGTATTTTTGCGGGTCAGCGGATGACCTACGATGGAATTCCGCAAATAGCCTTCTCCGTAGCCCCTGCGGACGCCCTCGTTGACCGCGTCGTTCAAGCTTCCTCCAACGATTCGGCAATCTTGCCCCAGCTCGATGATGAACACCGCCATTCCGGTATCCTGGCACATCGGGACCTGCTCATTCCTGGCGATTTCCGCATTCAGAATCAGATCGTTAAGCACATCCCTGCCGGTATCCGATTCCTCTTTGCGCAGCGCCAACCGGAAGGCTTCCAACACATCCTCGCCCAGATTGGTGTTGGCCTCCTTGCACAATTCGGCAACCTTGAGGACGATATCTCCGTACTGCACTTCTTTCATGCGCGTTTCCTCCTTTCAAAAGCGAAACTGATTTCATCACGAGCCATTATTCCTCAATTTCCCATGAACCATTTTCGCAGCGCGTACACATTCGCTTCCCTGTTCAATTCGGCCAAAGCCGCCGCCAGCGGAATTTCCTTGGGACAGCTCTTTACGCAGTTCTGCGAATTGCCGCAATTCACGATGCCTTCGGGACCGATAACCGCGTTCATGCGCTCTTTTTTATGCTTGCCGCCCGTGGGGTGCATGTTGAAATACTTGGCCTGCATCATCGTCTGAGGCCCCATATAGAAGGAGCGCTCATTCACGTTCGGACAGGCTTCCAGGCAGCAGCCGCATGTCATGCAGGTGGAGTATTTGTAGGCTTCCTGCTGCTCCTCCTGGGAAATCAGCGGACCGGAGCCGAGCGCATAAGTGCCGTCGATCGGAATCCAGCCGTTGATTTTTTTGAGCCCGTCGAACAGCCGCTGCCGATTGACGTGCAGATCCCGCTGCACCGGAAATTTGCTCATCGGCTCCAGCACGATCGGCTGGACCAGCCGCTCGACCAGCGCCGAACAGGCCTGGCGGACCTTGCCGTTGATGATCATGCTGCAGGCCCCGCACACTTCCTCCAGGCAGTTCGATTCCCAAACCACTGCGCGGACCTTTTGCCCCTTGCTGTTGACGGGGTTTCGCTGGATTTCCATCAGCGCGGCGATGACGTTCATGTTCCGGCGGTAAGGCACCGCAAATTCTTCCCAGTAAACGCCTTCATCCGGACCGTCCTGGCGCTTCACGCGAATCATGATTTTTTTCTCGGCGTCATGACTTTCCCTCATCGTTCCCCTCTCCCTAGCGTTCAAAATTTAAGACTCCCGCTTTTCATCCTGGGGAGCTTGCTTGACGACATCATAGCGTCTCGGCCTCGGTTTGAGGTAGCGGGTATCCACTTTCTCATAGCTGAATTCCGGGCCTTCCGGCGTATACCTGGCCAGCGTGGTCTTCAGCCAGTTTTCATCGTCGCGTTCCGGAAACTCCGGCTTGTAATGGGCCCCGCGGCTCTCATTGCGCAGCAGCGCTCCGAGCGTGATCACGCGCGAAAGCTCCAGCATATTTTTCAGTTGGCGGACAAACGGAACCGTCCGGTTGTCATATCGGGCCGTGTCGTCGACTCCGATATTCTTCCAGCGCTCCAACAGCTCCTGCAGTTTCTCATCGGTCTTTTGCAGCCGGTCGTTATACCGCACAACCGTCACGTTGTCGACCATCCAGTCGCTCATTTCCACATGCAGCTGATACGGATTCTCATGGCCGTCCATCTTGTAAATCCGTTCGATCGCCTGAACCTGCTTGGCGCGCTCCCGCTCAAACAGATGCTCCGGAAGATCTTCGGCCAGCTTGCTCAAACCCTCCGTGTACTCCACGGCTTTCGTTCCGGCCACCATCCCTCCGTAAATGGCGGAAACGAGCGAATTCGCGCCGAGGCGGTTAGCCCCGTGGTATTGATAGTCCGTCTCTCCGCAGGCAAATAAACCGGGGATATTGGTCATCTGGTTGTAATCGACCCATAATCCGCCCATCGAATAATGCACGGCGGGGAAAATTTTCATCGGCAGCTTGCGCGGATCGTCTCCGACGAACTTTTCATAGATGTCGAGAATGCCTCCGACTTTTTGCTCCAACAGGTTCGGCGGCAGATGGGAGAGATCCAGATAAACCACATTTTCGCCGTCGATGCCGAGCTTCATGTCCACGCACACGTGGAAGATCTCGCGGGTGGCAATATCCCGGGGCACCAGGTTGCCGTACGCCGGATATTTTTCCTCAAGGAAGTACCACGGCTTGCCGTCCTTATACACCCATACCCGCCCGCCTTCGCCGCGCGCCGATTCCGACATGAGACGCAGCTTGTCGTCTCCGGGTATTGCGGTCGGATGAATCTGGATAAATTCGCCGTTGGCGTAATAAACCCCCTGCTGGTAAGCGATGCTGTGCGCGCTTCCGGTATTGATGATCGAATTGGTGCTCTTTCTGTAAATGTAGCCGAGCCCGCCCGTCGCCAGGATAACCGCATCAGCCCGGAAACTGCGGATTTCCATCGTATGCAAATCCTGGGCAACGATCCCCCGGCACACGTTGTCATCGTCAAGCACCGCGGAGAGAAATTCCCAGTACTCGTATTTTTCCACCATGCCGATGGCCTCATAGCGGCGGACCTGTTCGTCCAAGGCATACAAAATCTGTTGGCCTGTCGTCGCTCCCGCAAACGCCGTCCGGGAGTATTTGGCTCCGCCCAGCCTGCGGAAATCAATATGGCCTTCCGGCGTCCGGTTGAATTGGACACCCATCCGCGCCAGCAAATAGATGATGTCCGGAGCGGCTTCGCACATGTCCTTCACCGGGGGCTGATTCGCCAGAAAATCTCCTCCGAGGATCGTATCGTCAAAATGCTCCCAAGCCGAATCTCCTTCTCCTTTGGTATTGACGGCTCCGTTAATGCCCCCTTGCGCACAAACCGAGTGGGATCTGCGGACGGGAACCAAAGAGAACAGCTTTACTTTTCTTCCGGCCTCCGCCAGCTTGATCGTGGCCATCAGGCCCGCCAAGCCGCCGCCGACCACAATAAAGCTTCCTTTCATCGATCCTTCACCCCCAATAGTTGATTCGATATTTTACGCGATCCAGAATGATACAACGCTGCCGATGCCGATTGCGCTGAGGATCAGGAAAAGTATGAACATCAGCCATGCCGCAATTTTTTGCGAATGTTTGCCGATCGTCACTCCCCAGGTAATCAGTCCCGCCCCCAAGCCGTTCGTAAAATGGAACGAAGTGGAAACGACCCCGATCACATAAAATAATGCAATCCATGCAGTGCTGAGATGATCCTGAACGATCTGATAGCTTATTTCCGTGCCTGAGAGCCAGTTGGCGACGCGCAGCATCCAGACGTGATAGCCTACGAATAAGAGGGTGACGATGCCGGTCAAACGCTGTAAAGCGAACATCCAATTGCGCGCGTACTGATACTTGTTGACGTTGTTTTTGGAAATATAAGCGAGATAAATCCCGTATCCCGCGTGATAGACCAGCGGCAGGAAGATCAGCAGAATCTCGAGCACGGGCAGCAGCGGGATCGCATGCAGCACCGCCACCTGATGATTAAACGCGGCACTGCCGAAAGCAGCCGTTACATTGGAAAATAAATGCTCCAGCAAAAACAAGCCCAGGGGAACGATCCCCATCAGCGAATGCAGTCTCCCGAGCAAAAATTTGCGGCTTGAGTTTCCGGCGACCGTTTGGGCTGCGGCGTTCATTTTACTCCACCCGCTTCCCTGCCGGGAAAAACTCTCTCAAGTCCCGGAATTGTTCAAGCTTCATGACGGTATCGATGAAATAGTCCCTGTCGGAGGCAGACAAATCCGCAGTAATCGCCTTGAATTTTTGCACCAAGTCCTCGCTTTGGACCGGATTCTCCGGATCGCCTTTGGGGAATTCGGTAACTCGGGTCAACCGTTCTCCCGAGGTCAGCTCAACGACCACTCTGGCGCCCCATTTTTCCGGATACATTCCGTTGATTTCCGGATCGACGGATACATTGATTTTGCCGATCAGATTGCGGATATCAGGGTGGTGCAGCGTTTCATCCGTGAAGTCGAGCAAGCCGGCGCTTCTCCTGACAATCGCCAGCGCCGCGCAGAACTGGACGCTGAACTTGGCCTCGTACAGGGTTTTGGGAATCGGATTGTCGGTAATGTCAATGACGGTTCCATAGGTTTGAATGTCGATCCGCTTGATCCGGCTGTAATCTCCCCCGAGCTCCCGACCGATTTCCAGAACCAAGTCGACAACCGGATGGGTATGTCGGCAGGAAGCGTGGACTTTGAATGAATTTTCCGTAATCTTGAAAATCTCGCCGAGCCTGTCGGTAATTTTGGCCGCTCCGTCGGTTTCGCTGGACATGGCCTTGAAAAATCCGCGATTTCCCTCCAATATCCGGGTGGCGGAGGTGAAATTCTTTCCTCCTAGCAGGGCGGAG from Ferviditalea candida encodes the following:
- a CDS encoding tartrate dehydrogenase, translated to MKKFEIAVIPGDGIGQEVVPAALDVLRTIAEVHGGLKFEFAEFPWNCDYYLKNGKMMPDDGLQILQGFEAIFLGAVGNPAVVPDHVSLWGLLIKIRREFEQVINIRPAKLMRGLQSPLANPKDFDMIVVRENSEGEYSEIGGRIHRGEDELAIQNAIFSRKGTERAMRYAFELARKRRGHVTSATKSNGIFHSMPFWDEVFKQVKGDYPDVETASYHIDALAAFFVTRPHIFDVIVASNLFGDILTDLGGAVMGSIGIAPAANINLNGKYPSMFEPVHGSAPDIFGKGIANPLGQIWTAQMMLSHFGEDEIAQKLLDAIEEVTADGVKTPDIGGSASTREVSDAICSRLKAL
- a CDS encoding GntR family transcriptional regulator, translating into MDQFSVEKSVPYYDQIYYSIKQMIMQGVFKPGERIYEAKMARDFKVSRSPVREAVRALEKEGLLFIDDKSRVTVYKPTLGDMEDIYQCRIILESLAAKLAARLASNRELKEIETTLVQTRKYIEEKNPQRSETIIALNSRFHDLIIQFSQNKRLQKQLYDLRSLSYYYRVLNFQGKNRDWTIFNEHKGIFEAIKERDEEKAGARMSDHVTHDMHNLIKMLDGKLD
- a CDS encoding SLC13 family permease translates to MSNASSKVQKERLPFFHFLNKKLLFFAVSAFVFSSVFFGLQGSVDYAPRVTLSITLAAIALWVLEPIPFSMTAVLVLFALPVSGAVTTEFALSGFASPAIFLIVAGMMLASAVEQTSLGKRLAYQLMYWLGDSKGGILAGIILIPQIMAIFIPAAAVRTAMLLPIVFSVMSILGLQKGDMRAKKLMMGVAIGSNVSGVAILPAAIGNVITVDLINYYTKQNVTYFDWLLMALPMWLLMIPISWFVLYKVFPVREEVPAGLKDKMKEMIAELGPITSQEKRLFAILLLVFILWTLESVHGWPPVIPALIGAVLLAWPGIKVSAWDKMLQINFGTLTLLGVTLSLGRALYETGAIRYLSQWLESDFTIYLFSNPALAVLTVAVLTQLIHKVTSNVSTAVIATVPVVMALSSHSEHAPAVLLAFITGMTCLFGFLLVVETIPGVMVHGTGWVTQRDFIKPGIWLTLITIVLTFGMAFTWWSWLGYL
- a CDS encoding Fe-S-containing hydro-lyase, translated to MAIRITAPLSEETIASLKSGDRVLISGTVYTARDAAHKRMTEQLEQGRELPFDIRNQVIYYVGPTPAKQGMVIGSAGPTTSGRMDKYAPKLMELGLKGMIGKGYRNADVREAIVRHKAVYFAAIGGSGALLSRTVKSVELVAYEDLGPEAIRKLAIEDFPAVVINDIHGNDLYESGVQNYRIQSDSDSAH
- a CDS encoding fumarate hydratase, which encodes MKEVQYGDIVLKVAELCKEANTNLGEDVLEAFRLALRKEESDTGRDVLNDLILNAEIARNEQVPMCQDTGMAVFIIELGQDCRIVGGSLNDAVNEGVRRGYGEGYLRNSIVGHPLTRKNTGDNTPAVIHLELVAGDGLKIHMTAKGAGSENMSRLQMLKPSDGLDGVKRFILETVKAAGPNACPPMVVGVGIGGSFERCAYLAKKSLFRPLGERHPQPEIAKLEEEMIEEINRLGIGPQGMGGRTTALDIKVETAACHIASLPVAVNINCHASRHKEAVL
- the sdhB gene encoding succinate dehydrogenase iron-sulfur subunit gives rise to the protein MRESHDAEKKIMIRVKRQDGPDEGVYWEEFAVPYRRNMNVIAALMEIQRNPVNSKGQKVRAVVWESNCLEEVCGACSMIINGKVRQACSALVERLVQPIVLEPMSKFPVQRDLHVNRQRLFDGLKKINGWIPIDGTYALGSGPLISQEEQQEAYKYSTCMTCGCCLEACPNVNERSFYMGPQTMMQAKYFNMHPTGGKHKKERMNAVIGPEGIVNCGNSQNCVKSCPKEIPLAAALAELNREANVYALRKWFMGN
- the sdhA gene encoding succinate dehydrogenase flavoprotein subunit codes for the protein MKGSFIVVGGGLAGLMATIKLAEAGRKVKLFSLVPVRRSHSVCAQGGINGAVNTKGEGDSAWEHFDDTILGGDFLANQPPVKDMCEAAPDIIYLLARMGVQFNRTPEGHIDFRRLGGAKYSRTAFAGATTGQQILYALDEQVRRYEAIGMVEKYEYWEFLSAVLDDDNVCRGIVAQDLHTMEIRSFRADAVILATGGLGYIYRKSTNSIINTGSAHSIAYQQGVYYANGEFIQIHPTAIPGDDKLRLMSESARGEGGRVWVYKDGKPWYFLEEKYPAYGNLVPRDIATREIFHVCVDMKLGIDGENVVYLDLSHLPPNLLEQKVGGILDIYEKFVGDDPRKLPMKIFPAVHYSMGGLWVDYNQMTNIPGLFACGETDYQYHGANRLGANSLVSAIYGGMVAGTKAVEYTEGLSKLAEDLPEHLFERERAKQVQAIERIYKMDGHENPYQLHVEMSDWMVDNVTVVRYNDRLQKTDEKLQELLERWKNIGVDDTARYDNRTVPFVRQLKNMLELSRVITLGALLRNESRGAHYKPEFPERDDENWLKTTLARYTPEGPEFSYEKVDTRYLKPRPRRYDVVKQAPQDEKRES
- a CDS encoding succinate dehydrogenase; the encoded protein is MNAAAQTVAGNSSRKFLLGRLHSLMGIVPLGLFLLEHLFSNVTAAFGSAAFNHQVAVLHAIPLLPVLEILLIFLPLVYHAGYGIYLAYISKNNVNKYQYARNWMFALQRLTGIVTLLFVGYHVWMLRVANWLSGTEISYQIVQDHLSTAWIALFYVIGVVSTSFHFTNGLGAGLITWGVTIGKHSQKIAAWLMFILFLILSAIGIGSVVSFWIA
- a CDS encoding MmgE/PrpD family protein, whose amino-acid sequence is MTLSRQLANFIVSTNYENLPKDVVEFTKLCFLDWLGSAIGGESKAPIRIIREMVLESGGHPQATLISGEKSSVANAALYNGAASHVLELDDIHKASIIHAATVVIPAALAVAQWKGKSGKDLIAAIAIGYDVSYRIGEAVSPSHYYYWHNTATCGTFGAAAAAAKLLDLDAEQTVMALGSAGTQAAGLWEFIEDGAMSKQLHTGKAAMNGVISALLGGKNFTSATRILEGNRGFFKAMSSETDGAAKITDRLGEIFKITENSFKVHASCRHTHPVVDLVLEIGRELGGDYSRIKRIDIQTYGTVIDITDNPIPKTLYEAKFSVQFCAALAIVRRSAGLLDFTDETLHHPDIRNLIGKINVSVDPEINGMYPEKWGARVVVELTSGERLTRVTEFPKGDPENPVQSEDLVQKFKAITADLSASDRDYFIDTVMKLEQFRDLREFFPAGKRVE